A single genomic interval of Bartonella sp. HY328 harbors:
- a CDS encoding ABC transporter ATP-binding protein, whose amino-acid sequence MVNQSTNNQPRSDLQSLKRLWQLAGPLKGKVLRGIFFRFAQSLALGFAFGVMIWVVTSLIDGRPLTGVWIGQIIALMIVSLIGQMLFGYLSAANSWSASYALASQLRMTLLDHLRKLPMGFHLSRHKGDTVSALTSDMQAIEGFLSDALPRIAQAFGIPLMVLAFLAWRDFAVALAAFISILLSVPIFLWSNKRLSALGIKRQDGQADAAAHMIEYVQGISVIKAYNLVETGQQRFYNALKAFRDISIKLVLQLTVPLILFAGVLSLGIPLIMLMAGWRFFSGAIDLASLVTFLILIFSAYAPLLALISVMEQTRIADAALIRLDRIAAAKPLLEPTTSKVPTDYDVAFQNVGFSYIAGNEVLQDVSFKVKAASTTAIIGASGSGKSTILNLIARFWDVNQGSVTIGGIDVRDMDEATLNQMITVVFQDVYLFAGTIYDNIAFGREAASKAEIEAASKAANAHDFIMALPKGYQTLISEAGNSLSGGERQRISIARAILKDAPIVLLDEATAAIDASNERAIQQALAFLVANKTLILIAHKLSTIQSADEILVLDKGKIIEQGSHQSLLAKDGAYRFFWERRKQAENWHINAFSEKCEAVFGQKTRCKQ is encoded by the coding sequence ATGGTTAATCAAAGCACAAATAATCAACCGCGCTCAGACTTGCAGAGCCTAAAAAGACTTTGGCAATTGGCAGGCCCGCTTAAAGGCAAGGTGCTAAGGGGTATTTTTTTCCGCTTTGCGCAATCCTTAGCGCTTGGATTTGCTTTTGGGGTTATGATTTGGGTGGTAACAAGCCTCATTGATGGCCGTCCTTTAACGGGCGTTTGGATTGGGCAAATTATTGCTTTGATGATTGTATCGCTTATCGGCCAAATGCTATTTGGCTATTTAAGCGCTGCCAATAGTTGGTCGGCCAGTTACGCATTAGCGAGCCAATTGCGTATGACCCTTCTTGATCATTTGCGTAAATTGCCAATGGGTTTTCACCTCTCGCGCCATAAGGGCGACACGGTAAGCGCGCTTACCAGTGATATGCAAGCCATTGAAGGCTTTTTATCCGATGCTTTGCCGCGCATTGCCCAAGCCTTTGGTATTCCGCTGATGGTGTTGGCATTTTTAGCCTGGCGTGATTTTGCTGTGGCTCTTGCCGCCTTTATATCGATTTTATTATCAGTGCCGATATTTTTATGGTCAAATAAACGGCTTAGCGCTCTTGGCATTAAGCGACAAGATGGCCAAGCAGATGCAGCAGCCCATATGATTGAATATGTGCAAGGAATTAGCGTTATTAAGGCCTATAATCTGGTGGAAACGGGGCAACAACGCTTTTATAATGCTCTAAAAGCCTTTCGTGATATATCGATAAAGCTGGTTTTACAACTAACTGTACCGCTTATCTTATTTGCTGGCGTCCTTAGTCTTGGCATACCGCTTATTATGCTTATGGCTGGCTGGCGCTTTTTTAGTGGCGCCATTGACCTTGCAAGCTTGGTGACTTTTCTCATTTTAATTTTTAGCGCCTATGCGCCATTGCTAGCATTAATCAGTGTTATGGAACAAACGCGCATTGCTGATGCCGCCTTAATCCGTCTTGACCGCATTGCCGCCGCAAAACCGCTTTTAGAACCAACCACTAGCAAAGTGCCAACCGATTATGATGTTGCCTTTCAAAATGTCGGCTTTAGCTACATTGCGGGAAATGAGGTTTTGCAAGATGTGAGCTTTAAGGTAAAAGCTGCAAGCACAACGGCAATTATTGGCGCATCAGGTTCTGGCAAAAGCACAATCCTTAATCTTATTGCGCGTTTTTGGGACGTTAACCAAGGCAGCGTGACCATTGGTGGCATTGATGTGCGCGACATGGATGAAGCAACGCTAAATCAAATGATAACCGTTGTTTTTCAAGATGTTTATCTATTTGCCGGCACTATCTATGACAATATTGCTTTTGGCCGCGAAGCGGCAAGCAAAGCCGAAATTGAGGCAGCAAGCAAAGCTGCCAATGCCCATGATTTTATTATGGCTTTACCCAAAGGCTACCAAACATTAATTAGTGAAGCTGGCAACAGCCTATCAGGAGGCGAGCGCCAACGCATTTCAATTGCCCGCGCCATTTTAAAAGATGCGCCGATTGTGCTTTTGGATGAAGCAACAGCAGCAATTGACGCCAGTAATGAACGCGCTATTCAACAAGCATTGGCATTTTTAGTAGCCAACAAAACCTTAATCCTTATTGCCCATAAATTATCGACTATTCAATCGGCTGATGAAATTTTAGTGCTTGATAAGGGTAAAATTATTGAACAAGGTAGCCATCAAAGTCTATTGGCGAAAGACGGCGCATATCGATTTTTTTGGGAAAGGCGCAAACAAGCTGAAAATTGGCATATTAACGCGTTTTCCGAAAAGTGTGAAGCGGTTTTCGGGCAAAAAACGCGGTGTAAACAATGA
- a CDS encoding MFS transporter translates to MMKQGANNTINQDKSAKSKTGENNLLLMTLIGALYFSQGLPMGLAMEALPVIMRQNGVSLELLAFVPLAGLPWVLKIFWAPLVDNHWSARLGRRRSWLLAMQAILILSMIILAFIPTTSNNAILMMILMAVGMTASATQDTATDGLAAERLRAGALSRANALQIGGMMAGFMVGSGGTLLFIDSLGQQTLLLLLTLFPLFAFVLALIWQEYPIEPFLSPADHVVYKARLKDCFARRGIWSLLLLAFLYGGAHAGGVSVTKLFLVDLGWTSRDTGIVTTLGGLILIFIGSPIGSKLASYRLWFGLSTGVFVVMLGLAFWGLLALGTVSVNWGSVICATLLLNIGSGIIAVCASTLNMAFGGSGKQAGTDVTLLQSVNVVGEMMLAGMVIGLAAMLGYGMMFLLVAAGCLFILLAARLVKARLSPAALAPLKTNNS, encoded by the coding sequence ATGATGAAACAAGGCGCAAATAATACTATCAACCAAGATAAATCAGCTAAGAGCAAAACGGGGGAAAATAACCTTTTGCTCATGACGCTTATTGGTGCTTTATATTTTTCGCAAGGCCTGCCAATGGGCTTAGCGATGGAAGCATTGCCGGTCATCATGCGGCAAAATGGGGTTTCGCTTGAATTATTAGCCTTTGTTCCCTTGGCAGGATTACCTTGGGTGTTAAAAATATTTTGGGCACCTTTGGTTGATAATCATTGGAGTGCGCGGCTTGGACGGCGGCGTAGCTGGCTATTAGCTATGCAAGCAATTTTGATCCTATCGATGATCATCTTGGCCTTTATTCCAACAACAAGTAATAATGCTATTTTGATGATGATACTCATGGCGGTTGGCATGACTGCCAGTGCAACACAAGATACCGCCACCGATGGGCTTGCAGCAGAGCGGCTTCGTGCTGGTGCCTTAAGCCGTGCCAATGCTTTGCAAATTGGCGGCATGATGGCAGGTTTCATGGTTGGAAGCGGCGGTACTTTGTTATTTATTGATAGCCTTGGCCAACAAACCCTATTGCTTTTATTAACATTATTTCCATTGTTTGCCTTTGTCCTTGCGCTTATTTGGCAGGAATATCCTATAGAACCTTTCTTATCGCCTGCAGATCATGTGGTTTACAAAGCCCGCCTAAAAGACTGCTTTGCCCGCCGTGGCATCTGGTCTTTATTGTTGCTTGCCTTTCTTTATGGCGGTGCTCATGCCGGCGGGGTCAGTGTTACCAAATTATTTCTTGTTGATCTTGGTTGGACAAGCCGCGACACTGGAATTGTTACCACCTTGGGTGGGCTTATACTCATTTTTATTGGTAGCCCAATAGGCAGTAAACTTGCCAGCTATCGCTTATGGTTTGGGCTTAGCACCGGCGTGTTTGTTGTTATGCTGGGGCTAGCTTTTTGGGGTTTACTTGCACTTGGCACAGTAAGCGTTAATTGGGGAAGTGTTATTTGCGCAACCTTATTACTCAATATTGGCAGCGGTATTATTGCCGTTTGTGCATCCACTCTTAACATGGCTTTTGGCGGCTCTGGTAAACAAGCTGGTACCGATGTCACCTTGTTGCAAAGTGTCAATGTCGTTGGCGAAATGATGTTAGCTGGCATGGTTATCGGCCTTGCTGCCATGCTTGGCTATGGCATGATGTTTCTGCTGGTTGCAGCTGGGTGTTTATTTATTTTACTTGCCGCACGCTTGGTTAAAGCAAGGCTTTCACCAGCCGCCCTTGCACCCTTAAAAACCAACAATTCTTAA
- a CDS encoding tetratricopeptide repeat protein, translating into MGIIKKLLALVSVVLIALCALAAFVHFHYPDNHLLRLKADMGEKDTQYQLARAYEYGDGITQDYVLAAHWYELASNHHHRDAPYQLAILYMNGDGVPQNYLTAKNWLKLAAEEGNGDAALKLADMVFYGELVPQDLREARIWYQRAANQGAPMAHYSLGNIYRYGIGTKINDKAAFKHYSFAADFGVAEALFSLGVMVSNGIAVDVNFDRAEKYFLLAAEQGYRQAEYNLGVFYYSDIYDKHNDEQAIFWFKRACEQQHPQACFNLATIYSTGKITNKDDAQAVKWLKLSADAYVPQIYMPQASYNLGMLYYHGDKVKQDFVEAAKWFRQAADRGDDFAKMQLAHMYLNGQGVRKDAAEAINLLNPLAEAGDDEAQYQLGLIYYNDGAHQNIDAALKWLQSATDGGNKQAAIMIEKIKGQQLSR; encoded by the coding sequence ATGGGGATTATCAAAAAATTATTAGCTTTGGTTAGTGTTGTGCTTATTGCCCTTTGCGCCCTCGCCGCTTTTGTACATTTTCATTATCCCGATAATCACCTGTTACGCCTTAAAGCCGATATGGGCGAAAAAGATACGCAATATCAATTGGCGAGAGCTTATGAATATGGTGATGGAATTACCCAAGATTATGTCTTAGCTGCCCATTGGTATGAATTGGCAAGCAACCATCATCACCGCGATGCGCCTTATCAATTAGCAATATTATATATGAATGGTGATGGGGTGCCGCAGAACTATTTAACTGCAAAAAACTGGCTTAAATTAGCAGCGGAAGAAGGCAATGGAGATGCGGCACTCAAGCTTGCCGATATGGTTTTTTATGGGGAACTTGTACCGCAAGATTTAAGAGAGGCGCGTATATGGTATCAACGTGCTGCCAACCAAGGCGCGCCAATGGCTCATTATAGCCTTGGTAATATCTATCGCTATGGAATTGGTACCAAAATCAATGATAAAGCCGCGTTTAAACATTATTCCTTTGCCGCAGATTTTGGAGTAGCTGAGGCGTTATTTAGTCTTGGCGTTATGGTTAGCAATGGTATTGCGGTTGATGTCAATTTTGATAGGGCTGAAAAATACTTTCTTCTAGCCGCTGAGCAGGGCTATCGCCAGGCGGAATATAATCTTGGTGTGTTTTATTATTCTGATATTTATGACAAGCACAATGATGAACAAGCCATTTTTTGGTTTAAACGCGCTTGCGAGCAGCAACACCCGCAGGCATGTTTTAATCTAGCCACCATCTATTCAACCGGAAAAATAACCAATAAAGATGACGCGCAAGCAGTAAAATGGCTTAAGCTTTCGGCTGATGCCTATGTACCGCAAATCTATATGCCGCAAGCAAGTTACAATCTTGGTATGCTTTATTATCATGGTGACAAGGTTAAGCAAGATTTTGTTGAAGCCGCAAAATGGTTTCGCCAAGCAGCAGATCGTGGTGATGATTTTGCAAAAATGCAATTGGCTCATATGTATTTAAACGGGCAGGGCGTTAGAAAAGACGCAGCTGAAGCGATCAACTTATTAAACCCGTTGGCGGAAGCGGGCGATGACGAAGCGCAATATCAATTGGGACTTATTTATTATAATGATGGCGCGCATCAAAATATTGATGCGGCGTTAAAGTGGCTGCAAAGTGCCACTGATGGCGGCAATAAACAAGCTGCTATAATGATAGAAAAAATAAAAGGTCAGCAGCTTAGCCGTTAA
- a CDS encoding tetratricopeptide repeat protein, whose protein sequence is MGKYFTAFFTLVLAAFASIAGFAYLYYPNQPFLRLKADLGFADAQNELGEFYFIKKIADEDFVEAAKWFERSAKNGNNTARNNLGLLYLNGLGVEQNPKQTYAFIKQAAVDGDLSAQTSLAMLYYNGVGTGKNKTEALKWLHRAAQEGYRVAQGNLGFLYETGTFVEKDVQQALLWLNKASAQHDRVATRYLGMMYSLGQSVDQDNDKAFAYITSAVKQGDVFAQYLMSIFYDFGIGTKKDKKLNQYWATLAASNGYVLAQFRLGSEYADRLYVDDQQRTTIKWLRYAAQQNFTSAQSLLGYVYQFGGLAEPDEKQAIKWYRFASQQGDGPSQKALAVQYLVGLNVEKNPNEFLRLSTLAGEQGDLPAQLLLGSYYLQSESLNKAEAIKWYQRASDAGSEKAKRKLHELERF, encoded by the coding sequence ATGGGAAAATATTTTACTGCATTTTTCACCCTAGTTTTAGCGGCTTTTGCTTCTATTGCTGGATTTGCTTATCTTTATTATCCCAATCAACCGTTTCTACGCCTTAAGGCTGATTTGGGTTTTGCAGATGCGCAAAATGAATTAGGTGAATTTTATTTTATTAAAAAAATAGCTGATGAGGATTTTGTTGAGGCAGCAAAATGGTTTGAGCGTAGTGCTAAAAACGGCAATAATACCGCCCGCAACAATCTTGGACTTTTATATTTAAATGGTCTTGGGGTAGAGCAAAATCCCAAGCAAACTTATGCTTTTATAAAGCAAGCTGCTGTTGACGGCGATCTTTCTGCACAAACATCGTTAGCTATGCTCTATTATAACGGTGTTGGTACTGGCAAAAATAAGACTGAAGCGCTCAAATGGTTGCACCGTGCTGCGCAGGAGGGCTATAGGGTGGCGCAAGGAAATTTAGGATTTCTTTATGAAACTGGCACTTTTGTAGAAAAGGATGTTCAACAAGCACTGCTGTGGCTTAATAAAGCTTCTGCACAACATGATCGCGTAGCAACGCGATATTTAGGTATGATGTATTCGCTCGGACAATCGGTTGATCAAGATAATGATAAAGCCTTTGCTTATATTACTAGCGCGGTCAAACAGGGGGATGTGTTTGCACAATATTTAATGTCTATTTTCTACGATTTTGGAATTGGAACAAAGAAAGACAAAAAACTAAACCAATATTGGGCAACATTGGCGGCAAGTAATGGTTATGTGTTGGCGCAATTCCGGCTCGGTAGCGAATATGCAGATCGACTTTATGTTGATGACCAACAACGCACTACAATTAAATGGCTCCGTTACGCTGCACAGCAAAATTTTACAAGCGCCCAATCCTTACTCGGCTATGTTTATCAATTTGGTGGTCTTGCGGAACCCGATGAAAAACAAGCGATAAAGTGGTATAGATTTGCAAGCCAACAAGGCGATGGCCCAAGTCAAAAAGCTTTAGCGGTGCAGTATTTAGTTGGTCTTAATGTTGAAAAAAATCCAAATGAATTTTTAAGACTTTCAACCCTTGCTGGCGAACAAGGAGATTTGCCTGCGCAATTACTACTTGGCTCTTATTATCTGCAAAGTGAAAGCTTAAATAAAGCGGAGGCCATCAAATGGTATCAGCGCGCGAGTGATGCTGGTAGTGAAAAAGCCAAAAGAAAGCTGCATGAGTTAGAGCGTTTTTAA
- a CDS encoding Phenylacetic acid catabolic protein, translated as MSNQFDKAISLETYLKNGGVLSKPSNLPARYRADLVRLMTSFIDSELAASAGYALVINKAPGLDQRINMARIILEKVESGERVLSLLMDLGVETNAYNNSQHLNNNINWSTRLPRHGDINGLVATDMRAPMFHYPFSSWSDAAMMSVLIGKAGQITLHDLCQVSYAPLAEAFSIIKLIEQRHTNIFRDELLRLAKGAYKNGTSQGLKTSFFYWLPKIRAIFGSSNSDRFERLKAFGLRRRSNGEMLAEFNLRAEELRQSLKIIAKL; from the coding sequence ATGAGCAATCAGTTTGACAAGGCGATAAGTCTTGAAACCTATCTGAAAAACGGCGGTGTCCTTTCCAAGCCTAGCAATCTTCCTGCTCGCTATCGCGCTGATTTGGTGCGGCTAATGACTTCCTTTATTGATAGTGAGCTTGCTGCCTCTGCTGGCTATGCTTTGGTAATAAATAAAGCACCTGGCTTGGATCAACGCATTAATATGGCCCGTATTATTTTGGAAAAAGTAGAAAGCGGCGAGAGAGTTTTAAGTCTTTTGATGGACCTTGGTGTTGAAACCAATGCTTACAATAATAGCCAGCATTTAAATAATAATATAAACTGGTCTACGCGCTTGCCGCGCCACGGCGATATTAATGGACTTGTGGCAACCGACATGCGTGCGCCGATGTTTCATTACCCTTTTTCAAGCTGGAGCGACGCTGCTATGATGAGCGTTCTGATAGGTAAGGCAGGGCAAATTACCTTGCACGACCTATGTCAAGTATCCTATGCACCATTAGCGGAAGCTTTTAGTATTATTAAGTTAATTGAACAACGCCATACCAATATTTTCCGCGATGAATTATTGCGCCTTGCAAAAGGTGCTTATAAGAATGGCACGAGCCAAGGGCTTAAAACATCATTCTTTTATTGGTTGCCGAAGATACGTGCCATTTTTGGTTCCAGCAATTCAGATCGGTTTGAAAGGTTAAAGGCTTTTGGTTTGCGCCGTCGTAGCAATGGGGAAATGTTAGCAGAATTCAACTTACGCGCAGAAGAATTACGCCAATCTTTGAAGATTATAGCTAAGCTCTAG
- a CDS encoding class I SAM-dependent methyltransferase yields the protein MKKIEKPNNLLDSTNTSTSTISSKPSTSALFQFIESLQAPNEWGSFLDAGTGINSAHWCANLPTTKWVGVTGAKDYAKQIEQSIGERLRPQDEILVGNWGDKTFLENQSFDTVLADYLLGAIEGFAPYFQGKLFARLYPHVKKTLYVIGLDPYINAPVATEAGRMVREIGRMRDVCLLLADQSPYREFPAEWTLNSLNAAGFKITEARRFPNRYREKWVHSQLDMCVRRLPLFKDKALAKSFATTIESLRRDGLALCREENGLRYGADYVIACEV from the coding sequence TTGAAAAAAATTGAAAAACCAAATAATTTATTAGATAGTACAAATACATCAACCTCCACCATCAGTAGCAAACCCAGCACCTCAGCTTTGTTCCAATTTATCGAAAGCCTCCAAGCTCCCAATGAATGGGGCAGCTTTTTGGATGCCGGTACCGGGATAAATTCTGCTCACTGGTGTGCAAATTTGCCAACAACAAAATGGGTCGGCGTTACAGGCGCAAAAGATTATGCTAAACAAATTGAACAAAGTATTGGTGAGCGCTTACGGCCACAGGATGAAATTTTGGTTGGCAATTGGGGCGACAAAACTTTTTTAGAAAACCAAAGCTTTGATACCGTGCTTGCCGATTATCTTTTGGGTGCGATTGAAGGCTTTGCCCCTTATTTTCAAGGCAAATTATTTGCCCGCCTTTATCCCCATGTCAAAAAAACACTTTATGTCATTGGCTTAGATCCATATATTAATGCACCTGTCGCCACTGAAGCTGGCCGCATGGTGCGTGAAATTGGCCGTATGCGCGATGTTTGCCTTTTGCTGGCCGACCAAAGCCCTTACCGCGAATTTCCAGCCGAATGGACGTTAAATAGTTTAAATGCTGCTGGCTTTAAAATAACCGAAGCGCGGCGTTTTCCCAACCGCTACCGTGAAAAATGGGTTCATTCGCAATTAGATATGTGCGTGCGCCGCCTCCCCTTATTTAAAGACAAAGCACTTGCGAAATCTTTTGCGACCACCATTGAATCTTTGCGTCGCGATGGCCTTGCTCTTTGCCGCGAAGAAAATGGCTTACGTTATGGCGCCGACTATGTGATAGCCTGCGAGGTTTAA
- a CDS encoding ABC transporter ATP-binding protein — protein sequence MAKAITASKLAIDKKPDYLASLKLIIHYSQNSRIKIVLSVLLACLAVACELVPVWLVYQLVSAAIDGTASLSSFVLYAFFALISVIISFLSLGLSISFSHIAAYDIIYQLRSSLARHIARVPLGIFANHRSGDAKKIMIDDPETLEKIAAHGLPEGISALVTFIAVSIWLFIVDWRMAIATIIITPLSFVLLTMAMMRGGRLAGAYQAASARMNASMVEYLAAMPVVKIFNRSGESFSQTAKAVQDYTDIELASAKLYLPLGSTFYSLVLANITVILPVGVILLYYNTIDLPILLFFLILGGNYGQSLLKLFNQFHTLAHISMGSMLIGDLLNTAEQKDSGAIIDLQNSDICFDDVCFGYQGREVLHHINFTAKTGSVTALVGPSGSGKSTMASLIARFYDVDSGKITIAGVDVRDIGLQQLMDNVAFVFQDSFLFSDTIEANIRCGNKTASQADIENAAQSAQAHEFILGLPQGYNTHLGQLGRRLSGGERQRIAIARAILKNAPIIILDEATAFADPDNEAALQQALGALIANRTLIMIAHRLSTIIAADTILVVDHGQIVAKGNHQSLVDEGGIYAQLWQDYNYNQDQKEKGGQNG from the coding sequence ATGGCAAAAGCGATAACAGCATCAAAACTAGCAATTGATAAAAAGCCAGATTATCTCGCAAGTTTAAAACTTATCATTCATTATAGCCAAAATTCACGGATTAAGATAGTTTTATCCGTGCTGCTTGCGTGTTTAGCAGTTGCCTGCGAATTAGTGCCGGTTTGGCTGGTCTATCAACTTGTAAGCGCGGCAATTGATGGCACTGCTTCCTTAAGCAGTTTTGTGCTTTATGCGTTTTTTGCTCTTATCAGCGTTATCATTAGTTTTCTATCACTTGGCTTATCGATTAGTTTTTCCCATATTGCCGCTTATGACATCATCTACCAATTGCGAAGCAGTCTTGCCCGCCATATTGCCCGTGTACCACTTGGCATTTTTGCTAATCACCGCAGTGGCGACGCTAAAAAAATAATGATTGATGATCCTGAAACTTTGGAAAAAATTGCCGCCCATGGTTTGCCAGAAGGCATCAGCGCCTTGGTAACTTTCATTGCCGTTTCCATTTGGCTTTTTATTGTTGATTGGCGCATGGCGATTGCCACTATTATCATCACGCCTTTATCTTTTGTGCTGCTTACCATGGCGATGATGCGCGGCGGCCGCTTGGCTGGTGCCTATCAAGCGGCAAGCGCTCGCATGAATGCGTCAATGGTTGAATATTTAGCCGCGATGCCGGTGGTTAAAATTTTCAACCGCAGCGGCGAGAGTTTTTCTCAAACAGCAAAGGCAGTGCAGGATTATACCGATATTGAGCTTGCCTCGGCTAAGTTATATTTGCCGCTTGGCAGCACATTTTATTCGCTGGTTCTTGCCAATATAACGGTTATTTTACCCGTCGGCGTGATTTTGCTGTATTATAACACTATTGATTTACCAATACTGCTGTTTTTCTTAATTTTAGGCGGTAATTACGGCCAATCATTGCTTAAATTATTTAACCAATTTCACACCCTTGCCCATATCAGCATGGGGTCGATGTTAATTGGCGACTTGCTCAATACAGCCGAGCAAAAGGACAGCGGCGCAATTATTGACTTACAAAATAGCGATATATGTTTTGATGATGTTTGCTTTGGCTATCAAGGTCGTGAGGTTTTACATCATATAAATTTTACAGCAAAAACCGGCAGTGTTACCGCGCTCGTTGGCCCATCAGGTTCAGGTAAAAGCACGATGGCAAGCCTTATTGCCCGCTTTTATGACGTTGATAGCGGCAAAATAACCATTGCCGGAGTTGATGTGCGTGATATTGGCTTGCAACAATTAATGGATAATGTCGCTTTTGTCTTTCAAGATAGTTTTCTTTTTTCTGATACGATTGAAGCCAATATTCGTTGTGGCAATAAGACTGCCAGCCAAGCCGATATTGAAAACGCAGCTCAAAGCGCCCAAGCCCATGAATTTATTTTGGGCTTGCCACAAGGCTATAATACCCATTTAGGCCAATTGGGGCGGCGTCTATCGGGCGGCGAAAGGCAACGCATTGCCATTGCCCGCGCTATTTTAAAAAATGCCCCAATTATTATTCTTGATGAAGCAACCGCTTTTGCCGACCCAGATAATGAAGCCGCTTTACAGCAAGCGCTTGGCGCTTTAATTGCCAACCGCACCCTTATTATGATCGCCCATCGCCTCAGCACAATTATTGCTGCCGATACAATATTGGTTGTTGACCACGGGCAAATTGTCGCCAAAGGCAATCATCAAAGCCTTGTTGATGAAGGCGGCATTTATGCACAATTATGGCAAGACTATAATTATAACCAAGATCAAAAGGAAAAAGGTGGGCAAAATGGTTAA